The stretch of DNA GAGTATCCTCGCACCGCTCGTTGTGTCCGCTGCTATTTCCGCTCAGCATCGCGGCGCACGAGCTTGTTGAAACGGCTGTCCCCCTGGTCCTGATAGAGCAGGGCAAGCTTGTTGTCCTCGAACTTCTCGAAGAACTCGTCCCACGAGATCTCCTCGAGCTGCTCGTCTCGTTCGCCGAAATCGAGGCGCAGAATGCCGGGATCCTCCTTGCCGCCGGTCCGCTTCACATGGGCAGGGCGACCGCCATGCTTCTCCGCCCATTGGCGGATTTCGTCATGATTGGTTGTGGTCTTGGCCTGTGCCATTGCAGTGCTCCTTCATGCCAGTGCAGGGGGAATGAACGCGGATCCCGCCGGGTTCCCCGAGCTGGCGACATGAGCCAAGTCAGAGAGCCGAGCGCGCGAAATGCGCCTTGGTGACGATCGCGTCCGGCTTGCGGGGCGTCACTCTGCGATCGGCCACCGACGCGAACCATGCGATGGTCTTGAGAAGACCTTCCCCTAGGGGAACCTGAGGCTGCCAGTTCAGAATCTTCTGGGCGCGCCGGATATCGGGTTTGCGCCGTTGAGGGTCATCGACGGGCAGGGGTTTATAGACGACCTTCGAATTGGTCGGCACCAGCATCAGCACGAGCTCGGCCAGCTCGTTGACCGTGAATTCTTGCGGATTGCCGAGATTGATCGGCAGGCCGCGATTGGGCGTCATGTTCATCATCGCGACCAGGCCGCACACCATGTCGGAGACATAGCAGAAGGATCGGGTCTGATTGCCGCTGCCATAGATGGTCAGGGGCTTGCCCTCGATGGCTTGCGTCACCAGGTTGGAGATGATGCGGCCGTCATCGGGGCGCATCCGCGGCCCGTAGGTGTTGAAGATGCGGGTGACCCGGGCATCGACCCGCCCGGCGCGCAGAAAGTCGAAGCACAGCGCTTCTGCCGCGCGCTTTCCCTCATCATAGCAGGCGCGGGGGCCCGTGCAGTTCACATGACCCCAATAGGTCTCGCTCTGTGGATGCTGTTCGGGATCACCATAGACCTCGCTAGTGGATGCCTGCAGAAACCGGGCTCCATGCTGCTCGGCCAGCAACAACAGGTTCCGCGTCCCCACCACATTGCTCATCATGGTATGGACGGGATCGGCTTGATAATGGACAGGCGATGCGGCGCAGGCGAGATTGTAGATCGCGTCGATCGGCTCGTCGATTTCAAGCGCTTCGCAGATGTCCTGCTCGATCAG from Rhodoligotrophos sp. CJ14 encodes:
- a CDS encoding UDP-glucuronic acid decarboxylase family protein translates to MSINTKNNTIKTIVVTGGAGFIGSHLCEYHINQGHKVICIDNFLTGSRKNIERWRGAENFQLIEQDICEALEIDEPIDAIYNLACAASPVHYQADPVHTMMSNVVGTRNLLLLAEQHGARFLQASTSEVYGDPEQHPQSETYWGHVNCTGPRACYDEGKRAAEALCFDFLRAGRVDARVTRIFNTYGPRMRPDDGRIISNLVTQAIEGKPLTIYGSGNQTRSFCYVSDMVCGLVAMMNMTPNRGLPINLGNPQEFTVNELAELVLMLVPTNSKVVYKPLPVDDPQRRKPDIRRAQKILNWQPQVPLGEGLLKTIAWFASVADRRVTPRKPDAIVTKAHFARSAL